The genomic interval AGTCGGCGTGGAAATACGCGTTATTGCGCCGGTTCCGTCAAGTTGCCGCCGGACTTGTTGGCCATGTAGACAATGGCCCGCGCCAGTTCCAGATCGGTGGCGCTGGAACCGCCCCGGGGCGGCATGGCGTTCAGGCCGCTGATGGCCGACTTCAGCAGGCCATCGAGCCCCTTCGCCAAACGGGGTTGCCAGGCGGCCTTGTCGCCAACCATCGGCGCGCCGGCAGCACCCGTCGCATGGCAGGCGCTGCAGGTGGAGTTGTAGACTTTATCGCCGGGACGCGCGGGCTTGTCCGTGCCGGCAGCCGCAGCGATTGCCTCGTCGGCACCGGCTGCCGCGGTCGCACCAGCCGCTTCCGTTCCTGTCGCGTCGTCGGCAAAAACAACCCGGCCAACCGGCTGGATGCGCGAGGCGATGCCTTCATCGTCATTGGCTTGCGGCTTGTTGCCCATGGCCTGCGCGGCGCCGGCGGCGCAGATCAGGCTCAGGACGCCGGCCAGCGCCAGCGGACGAAGTGAACGGGAAGGCAGGGCGTCACGGAGAGCGGAAATGGCGCGAATGGACATGGGGTTTTCCTCAAACGCAGAATCTGGAAACGGCGAATTCTAACAATATCTTGCCGTCGGGCGCCAAAAATGCGCCAGTGT from Sterolibacterium denitrificans carries:
- a CDS encoding c-type cytochrome — protein: MSIRAISALRDALPSRSLRPLALAGVLSLICAAGAAQAMGNKPQANDDEGIASRIQPVGRVVFADDATGTEAAGATAAAGADEAIAAAAGTDKPARPGDKVYNSTCSACHATGAAGAPMVGDKAAWQPRLAKGLDGLLKSAISGLNAMPPRGGSSATDLELARAIVYMANKSGGNLTEPAQ